A portion of the Thermoflexus sp. genome contains these proteins:
- a CDS encoding MFS transporter, which produces MSTHRAHHPFRALRHWNYRLYFIGQLISLSGTWMQTIAQNWLVYRLSGSPVSLGVMNGLSVLPLLPLALFGGSLADRFPRRWLIVITQSLMMGQAFLLAWLTWSGWIQVWHVWVMAMLLAAFQMLDVPARQAFVVEMVGEEDLGNAIALNSSLFNFARIIGPSLAGLVVATLGEAMAFFLNGLSFLAVIAGLLAMRLPASTARRRLSGASGDPLAGLARIRSDVILQGLVSMVGVSAFLSMPYTTLLPVFARTSLRDSAAPVVGALCRAAAESRLGGALLSCVQPEAVAYGLMMGAVGVGAVAGALLAAAYGDAGQRGRMLTWGNLGFPMALLGFSLSRSFFIALGFLVLTGIAFVWQNALANTLIQTHVEDSVRGRVMGVYTLSFQAMMRLGGLQAGLMAGRLGAPATVALGAVVSLSYMIWAHQRYPGIRRLP; this is translated from the coding sequence ATGTCCACCCATCGCGCGCATCATCCCTTCCGGGCGCTTCGCCACTGGAATTACCGCCTGTATTTCATCGGCCAGCTGATCTCCCTCAGCGGGACCTGGATGCAAACGATCGCCCAGAACTGGCTGGTCTATCGGCTCAGCGGATCGCCGGTCAGCCTGGGCGTTATGAACGGCCTCTCCGTTCTGCCGCTTTTGCCCCTGGCCCTCTTCGGTGGAAGCCTGGCGGATCGCTTCCCCCGGCGCTGGTTGATTGTGATCACGCAATCGCTCATGATGGGTCAGGCCTTCCTCCTGGCCTGGCTGACCTGGAGCGGGTGGATCCAGGTCTGGCACGTCTGGGTCATGGCGATGCTCCTGGCCGCCTTTCAGATGCTGGATGTGCCTGCCCGTCAGGCCTTTGTGGTGGAGATGGTGGGCGAGGAAGATCTGGGAAACGCCATCGCCCTGAACTCCTCCCTCTTCAACTTCGCGCGGATCATCGGCCCCTCCCTGGCCGGCCTGGTGGTGGCGACCTTAGGGGAGGCCATGGCGTTCTTTCTGAACGGCCTTTCCTTTCTCGCGGTGATCGCCGGCCTCCTGGCCATGCGGTTGCCGGCCTCGACCGCCCGGCGGCGCCTGTCTGGAGCTTCCGGGGATCCTCTGGCCGGGCTGGCGCGGATCCGATCCGATGTGATCCTGCAGGGCCTGGTGAGCATGGTGGGGGTTTCCGCCTTTCTATCGATGCCCTACACCACCCTTCTCCCGGTTTTCGCCCGGACCTCCCTTCGGGATAGCGCGGCGCCGGTGGTGGGGGCCCTTTGCCGGGCAGCGGCGGAGAGCCGTCTGGGGGGAGCGCTCCTGTCATGCGTCCAGCCGGAAGCGGTCGCCTATGGCCTCATGATGGGGGCGGTCGGGGTTGGCGCGGTGGCCGGGGCGTTGCTGGCGGCGGCGTATGGAGACGCAGGCCAGCGGGGGCGCATGCTGACGTGGGGGAACCTGGGCTTTCCGATGGCGTTGCTGGGGTTCTCCCTTTCCCGGTCTTTCTTCATCGCTCTGGGCTTTCTCGTGCTCACCGGGATCGCGTTCGTGTGGCAGAACGCGCTGGCCAACACCCTGATCCAGACCCACGTGGAGGATTCCGTGCGGGGGCGGGTGATGGGGGTTTACACTCTTTCCTTTCAGGCGATGATGCGCCTCGGGGGCCTGCAGGCAGGTTTGATGGCCGGCCGGCTGGGCGCACCGGCTACCGTCGCTCTGGGTGCTGTCGTCAGCCTGAGCTATATGATCTGGGCTCATCAGCGCTACCCCGGGATCCGCCGGTTGCCGTAG